One window of Thiomicrorhabdus lithotrophica genomic DNA carries:
- the dnaA gene encoding chromosomal replication initiator protein DnaA, which yields MSSLWTQSLKHLENDLNDQQFHTWIRPLRAIEEESVIRLLAPSSFILDWVNKKLMENIRQAVAIAAPTNTPDVKLEIGDYALESIDEPEPTIPQPLQNKKKESSKPESKKDSAATNKSGIKHNLNTSFTFETFVEGKANQLAAAAARQVAENPGGSYNPFFIYGGVGLGKTHLMHAIGNQLMKDKPNARVVYLHSERFVADMVNALRHNKIDEFKRFYRSLDALLIDDIQFFANKEQSQEEFFHTFNTLLEGNKQVILTSDRFPKEVDGLEDRLKSRFGWGLTIAVEPPEFEMRVAILLKKASEFGVTLPDEVAFFIAKRLRGNVRDLEGALKRVGAYAQFTQQALTVEVVKEALKDLLALQQKMVTLENIQKTVADYYKIRVADILSKRRTRNIARPRQIAMGIAKELTNHSLPEIGDAFGGRDHTTVLHAVRKVKELRETDHHIDEDFNSLIRIITN from the coding sequence TTTGGACCCAAAGTCTTAAACACTTAGAAAACGACCTAAACGATCAGCAATTCCATACTTGGATTCGTCCACTGCGTGCTATTGAAGAAGAATCGGTTATTCGCCTACTAGCACCATCCAGTTTTATTTTAGACTGGGTAAATAAAAAGCTAATGGAGAATATTCGTCAGGCCGTCGCTATTGCTGCACCAACTAATACACCTGATGTTAAGCTAGAAATTGGTGACTATGCCTTAGAAAGCATTGATGAACCTGAGCCGACTATTCCACAGCCTCTACAAAATAAAAAGAAAGAATCAAGTAAGCCTGAATCTAAAAAAGACAGCGCGGCAACCAATAAATCTGGCATTAAACACAACCTAAATACAAGCTTTACCTTTGAAACATTTGTTGAGGGTAAAGCCAACCAACTTGCTGCCGCTGCAGCACGACAAGTCGCTGAAAACCCAGGTGGAAGTTACAACCCCTTCTTTATATATGGTGGTGTTGGTTTAGGTAAAACGCACTTAATGCACGCTATTGGTAATCAGCTTATGAAAGATAAGCCTAATGCCCGCGTTGTTTACCTGCACTCTGAACGTTTTGTTGCCGATATGGTTAACGCCTTACGTCATAATAAGATTGATGAATTCAAACGTTTTTATCGCTCGCTTGATGCTTTGTTGATCGATGATATCCAATTCTTTGCTAACAAAGAACAATCGCAAGAAGAGTTCTTTCATACCTTCAACACACTATTAGAAGGTAACAAACAAGTTATCTTAACCAGTGACCGCTTTCCTAAAGAAGTAGATGGCTTAGAAGACAGGCTGAAATCTCGTTTTGGTTGGGGTCTAACGATTGCTGTTGAACCACCAGAATTTGAAATGCGTGTGGCCATTTTGTTGAAAAAAGCGTCTGAATTTGGCGTAACACTGCCCGATGAGGTCGCGTTCTTTATTGCTAAACGTCTACGTGGAAATGTTCGTGACCTTGAAGGGGCGTTGAAACGTGTAGGTGCCTATGCCCAATTTACACAACAAGCCTTAACGGTTGAAGTAGTAAAAGAAGCCCTTAAAGACTTACTAGCTCTTCAACAAAAAATGGTTACGCTTGAAAACATTCAAAAAACCGTTGCCGATTATTATAAAATCCGTGTAGCGGACATTTTATCGAAACGTCGTACAAGAAATATAGCGCGCCCAAGACAGATTGCTATGGGTATTGCTAAAGAGCTTACAAACCACAGTTTGCCAGAAATTGGTGATGCGTTTGGCGGCAGAGATCATACAACCGTATTACACGCAGTTCGTAAAGTTAAAGAGTTGCGTGAGACAGATCATCATATTGATGAAGATTTTAATAGTTTAATTCGCATCATTACCAACTAG